One genomic window of Polyangium aurulentum includes the following:
- a CDS encoding DUF2160 domain-containing protein, translating into MAWTPITAAFFGAIALLIAALTVWAVLSPSTPRKGLLPMPTARGDRVFLGLLGSAFIHLAWIGLTEAPILGATLLSLLFFLALCRWG; encoded by the coding sequence ATGGCCTGGACCCCGATCACCGCGGCCTTCTTCGGCGCGATCGCCCTGCTCATCGCCGCCCTCACCGTGTGGGCCGTCCTCTCGCCTTCGACGCCGCGCAAGGGCCTGCTTCCCATGCCCACCGCGCGCGGCGACAGGGTCTTTCTCGGGCTGCTCGGCAGCGCCTTCATCCACCTCGCCTGGATTGGCCTCACCGAGGCCCCGATCCTGGGCGCCACCCTGCTCTCGCTGCTGTTCTTCCTCGCCCTCTGCCGATGGGGATAA
- a CDS encoding carbohydrate ABC transporter permease, with product MKSLRPGRLLFFAYLVASLVPVYWLVCMSLKTNEELLAGFSLFPRSPTFANYEVIFTDPDWRDGYINSITYVTINTALSILVALPAAYAFSRYRFLGDTHLFFWLLTNRMSPPAVFLVPFFQLYSSIGLFDTPWAVALAHMLFTVPLAVWILEGFMSGIPREIDETAYLDGYSFPRFFVRIFLPLIGSGVGVTAFFCFMFSWVELLLARTLTSVDAKPIAATMTRTVSAAGMDWGVLSAAGVLTLVPGAVVIWFIRNYIAKGFALGRV from the coding sequence ATGAAGTCTCTGCGCCCGGGCCGCCTGCTCTTCTTCGCCTACCTCGTCGCGAGCCTCGTGCCCGTCTACTGGCTCGTCTGCATGTCGCTGAAGACGAACGAGGAGCTGCTCGCCGGCTTCTCGCTCTTCCCGCGCAGCCCCACGTTCGCGAACTACGAGGTCATCTTCACCGACCCCGACTGGCGCGACGGCTACATCAATTCGATCACCTACGTCACCATCAACACCGCCCTGTCCATCCTGGTCGCCCTGCCGGCCGCGTACGCGTTCTCGCGCTATCGCTTCCTCGGCGACACGCACCTGTTCTTCTGGCTGCTCACGAACCGCATGTCGCCGCCTGCGGTCTTTCTCGTCCCCTTCTTTCAGCTCTATTCGAGCATCGGCCTCTTCGACACGCCCTGGGCCGTCGCCCTCGCCCACATGCTGTTCACGGTGCCGCTCGCGGTGTGGATCCTCGAGGGGTTCATGTCCGGCATCCCGCGCGAGATCGACGAGACCGCCTATCTCGACGGGTACAGTTTTCCGCGCTTCTTCGTGCGGATCTTCCTGCCCCTCATCGGCTCGGGCGTGGGCGTGACGGCATTCTTTTGCTTCATGTTCAGCTGGGTCGAGCTGCTCCTCGCGCGCACGCTGACCTCGGTCGACGCAAAGCCCATCGCCGCCACGATGACGCGCACGGTGAGCGCCGCGGGCATGGATTGGGGCGTGCTTTCGGCCGCGGGCGTGCTCACGCTCGTCCCGGGGGCGGTGGTCATCTGGTTCATTCGCAACTACATCGCCAAGGGCTTCGCCCTGGGGAGGGTGTGA
- a CDS encoding carbohydrate ABC transporter permease, whose translation MDKPTNQRAWLLVLPVVLVVTFSAVVPLMTVVNYSVQDILGPDQRVFVGAEWFRKVLKDPELHGALGRQMVYSLAVLAIEIPFGIALARLMPKRGLVASLGLVILALPLLIPWNVVGTIWQIFARSDIGLLGVAVNGLGIEYNYTAHALDAWLTVLVMDVWHWTPLVALLCYAGLRAVPDAFYQAARIDGASRMAIFRHIELPKLKGVLTIAVLLRFMDSFMIYTEPFVLTGGGPGNATTFLSQYLTRFAVGQFDLGPAAAFSLVYFLVILLFSYIFYTAMTTSRREEGK comes from the coding sequence TTGGACAAACCCACGAACCAACGCGCCTGGCTGCTCGTCCTGCCGGTGGTCCTGGTGGTCACCTTCAGCGCGGTCGTCCCGCTGATGACGGTGGTCAATTACTCGGTGCAGGACATCCTCGGCCCCGATCAGCGGGTCTTCGTCGGCGCCGAGTGGTTCCGCAAGGTCCTCAAAGACCCCGAGCTTCACGGCGCCCTCGGCCGCCAGATGGTCTATTCGCTGGCCGTGCTCGCCATCGAGATCCCCTTCGGCATCGCCCTCGCCCGCCTCATGCCGAAGCGCGGCCTCGTCGCCTCGCTCGGCCTCGTCATCCTCGCCCTGCCGCTGCTCATCCCGTGGAACGTGGTGGGCACGATCTGGCAGATCTTCGCGCGCAGCGACATCGGCCTGCTCGGCGTGGCCGTCAATGGGCTCGGGATCGAATACAACTACACGGCCCACGCGCTCGACGCGTGGCTCACCGTGCTCGTGATGGACGTCTGGCACTGGACGCCGCTCGTGGCCCTGCTCTGCTACGCCGGCCTGCGCGCCGTGCCCGACGCGTTTTACCAGGCGGCGCGCATCGACGGCGCCTCGCGCATGGCCATCTTCCGCCACATCGAGCTGCCCAAGCTGAAGGGCGTGCTCACCATTGCGGTGCTGCTCCGCTTCATGGACAGCTTCATGATCTACACCGAGCCCTTCGTCCTCACCGGCGGCGGCCCGGGCAACGCGACGACGTTCCTCAGCCAGTATTTGACCCGCTTCGCGGTCGGCCAGTTCGACCTCGGCCCCGCGGCCGCGTTCTCGCTGGTCTACTTCCTGGTGATCCTGCTCTTCAGCTACATCTTCTACACGGCGATGACCACCTCCCGCCGGGAGGAAGGCAAATGA
- a CDS encoding ABC transporter ATP-binding protein: MARIDLRGIAHSYARGPAPEASYALKPLDHTLEDGGAYALLGPSGCGKTTLLNIVSGLLRPSQGALLLNGEDVTARPPEARNIAQVFQFPVVYDTMTVFDNLAFPLRNRGLRGPEVRARVEEVAGLLDLTGDLPRRARGLSADVKQKISLGRGLVRRDVAAILLDEPLTVIDPQLRWLLRRKLKQVHESTRVTLVYVTHDQIEALTLADQVIVMNEGRVVQAGTPQELFERPAHVFVGHFIGSPGMNLLPCTLDGDAAVLADRRVPLPEGVAARARTAGGPLVLGIRPEFVRTAAPEAPGAIPVTFGRVEELGRHRLVTAELGASPLKLKLPEGAAFEPGEAAWVELPAEWITLFADGHAVR, from the coding sequence ATGGCCCGCATTGATCTGCGCGGCATTGCGCACAGCTATGCGCGAGGCCCCGCCCCCGAGGCGTCCTACGCCTTGAAGCCGCTCGACCACACCCTCGAGGACGGCGGCGCCTACGCCCTGCTCGGCCCCTCGGGCTGCGGCAAGACGACGCTCCTCAACATCGTCTCCGGCCTCTTGCGCCCGAGCCAGGGCGCCCTCCTGCTCAATGGCGAGGACGTCACGGCCCGGCCCCCCGAGGCGCGCAACATCGCGCAGGTCTTCCAGTTCCCGGTCGTCTACGACACGATGACCGTCTTCGACAACCTCGCCTTTCCCCTGCGCAACCGCGGCCTGCGCGGCCCCGAGGTGCGCGCGCGCGTGGAAGAAGTCGCGGGCCTGCTCGATCTCACGGGCGACCTGCCCCGCCGCGCGCGCGGCCTGTCTGCCGACGTCAAGCAGAAGATCTCCCTCGGCCGCGGGCTCGTGCGCCGCGACGTCGCCGCCATTCTCCTCGACGAGCCCCTCACCGTCATCGACCCGCAATTGCGCTGGCTCTTGCGCAGGAAATTGAAGCAGGTGCACGAGAGCACGCGCGTCACGCTGGTTTACGTGACGCACGATCAGATCGAGGCCCTCACCCTCGCCGATCAGGTCATCGTCATGAACGAGGGCCGCGTCGTGCAGGCCGGCACCCCGCAGGAGCTGTTCGAGCGCCCCGCCCACGTCTTCGTCGGCCATTTCATCGGCAGCCCCGGCATGAACCTCCTGCCGTGCACCCTCGACGGCGACGCCGCCGTCCTCGCCGATCGCCGCGTCCCCTTGCCGGAGGGCGTCGCGGCCCGCGCCCGGACCGCGGGCGGCCCGCTCGTGCTCGGCATTCGCCCCGAATTCGTGCGCACCGCCGCGCCCGAGGCCCCCGGCGCCATCCCCGTCACGTTCGGCCGCGTCGAGGAGCTCGGGCGGCATCGCCTGGTGACGGCCGAGCTCGGCGCCTCGCCCCTCAAATTGAAGCTGCCCGAGGGGGCGGCCTTCGAGCCCGGCGAGGCGGCGTGGGTCGAGCTGCCGGCGGAATGGATCACCCTCTTCGCCGACGGCCACGCCGTCCGCTAG
- a CDS encoding ABC transporter ATP-binding protein, translated as MTTGIELDRITRIVDGETHLEHISLRLEPGSFNVVLGRTRAGKTSLLRVLASLDRPTSGAMREDGADITRADIRRRSVAMVYQQFVNYPSLRVYDNIASPLRVQGLDAKEIDRRVRDTAARLRIDKLLDRLPAELSGGQQQRTAIARALVKGARLVLLDEPLANLDYKLREELRTEIRGLFRGKDAIVVYATGEPTEALLLGGNVAVLDEGRLLQSGPALDVYRAPTSERVGLVFSDPPMNLLDAEILPEGEAMLAGSRLRLSGPLASLPPGPCRIGVRPNHVRTSPGSDADMRLAAVVEVAEIGGSETLLHASAGGASLSALFEGVHRHALGAPIDLFLDPQRLFAFATDGRLLVAPETHGPH; from the coding sequence ATGACAACAGGCATCGAGCTCGACAGGATCACCCGCATCGTCGATGGAGAGACGCACCTCGAGCATATTTCTCTACGGCTCGAGCCCGGCTCCTTCAACGTTGTGCTCGGCCGAACCCGCGCGGGGAAGACGTCGCTCTTGCGCGTGCTCGCGAGCCTCGATCGCCCGACGTCCGGCGCCATGCGCGAGGACGGCGCCGACATCACCCGCGCCGACATCCGCCGCCGCAGCGTGGCGATGGTCTACCAGCAGTTCGTCAACTACCCCTCGCTGCGCGTCTACGACAACATCGCCTCGCCCCTGCGCGTGCAAGGCCTCGACGCGAAGGAGATCGATCGCCGCGTCCGCGACACGGCCGCGCGCCTGCGCATCGACAAGCTCCTCGATCGCCTCCCCGCCGAGCTGAGCGGAGGGCAGCAGCAGCGCACGGCCATCGCCCGCGCGCTCGTCAAAGGAGCGCGCCTCGTGCTGCTCGACGAGCCGCTCGCGAACCTCGACTACAAGCTGCGCGAGGAGCTGCGCACCGAGATCAGGGGCCTGTTCCGCGGCAAGGACGCGATCGTCGTCTACGCGACCGGCGAGCCCACCGAGGCCCTTCTCCTCGGCGGCAACGTCGCCGTGCTCGACGAGGGGCGCCTCTTGCAGAGCGGCCCCGCCCTCGACGTCTACCGCGCCCCGACGAGCGAGCGCGTCGGCCTCGTCTTCAGCGACCCGCCCATGAACCTGCTCGACGCCGAGATCCTCCCCGAGGGCGAGGCCATGCTCGCGGGCAGCCGCCTGCGCCTGTCGGGCCCCCTCGCGAGCCTGCCCCCCGGGCCTTGCCGCATCGGCGTTCGCCCGAACCACGTCCGCACATCGCCCGGCTCGGATGCGGACATGCGCCTCGCGGCGGTCGTCGAGGTCGCGGAGATCGGCGGCTCCGAGACGTTGCTTCACGCCTCGGCGGGCGGCGCTTCGTTGAGCGCGCTCTTCGAGGGCGTCCATCGCCACGCGCTCGGCGCGCCCATCGACCTCTTCCTCGATCCGCAGCGGCTCTTCGCCTTCGCCACCGACGGCCGCCTCCTCGTCGCCCCGGAGACCCATGGCCCGCATTGA
- a CDS encoding ABC transporter substrate-binding protein translates to MHVFPRTRKLSAVVLLIAALVALALSGCAKKKDKLVVGFSQMENDGPWRIAETNSMKDEAKKRGDRFELVTTDAQGQTAKQVSDVEDLIARKVDAIFLAPREFEGLAPALQAAKAAKIPVFLIDREAAGTAGTDYVAFLGSNFIEQGRRAGEWLAKQTGGKAGIVELTGTAGSSVARDRSDGFMSEIKKHPDMKVVASQTGNFTRAQGQKVMENIIQAKGAEITAVYAHNDEMALGAIQALKAAGRKPGQDVTIVSIDGEKAALESIAAGELGASVESNPRFGPLAFDTLEKHLKGEKVPTKIILEDRFFDKSNAQQFVNEAY, encoded by the coding sequence ATGCACGTTTTTCCGAGGACACGGAAGCTGAGCGCGGTTGTGCTGTTGATTGCGGCGCTCGTGGCGCTCGCCCTTTCGGGCTGCGCCAAGAAGAAGGACAAACTGGTCGTGGGCTTCTCCCAGATGGAGAACGACGGCCCGTGGCGCATCGCCGAGACCAACAGCATGAAGGACGAGGCGAAGAAGCGCGGCGATCGCTTCGAGCTGGTCACGACCGACGCGCAGGGGCAAACCGCCAAGCAGGTCTCCGACGTCGAGGACCTCATCGCGCGCAAGGTCGACGCCATCTTCCTCGCCCCGCGCGAGTTCGAGGGCCTCGCGCCCGCGCTGCAGGCCGCCAAGGCGGCGAAGATCCCGGTCTTCCTCATCGACCGCGAGGCGGCGGGCACGGCGGGCACGGACTACGTGGCGTTCCTCGGCTCGAACTTCATCGAGCAGGGCCGGCGCGCGGGCGAGTGGCTCGCCAAGCAGACCGGCGGCAAGGCCGGCATCGTCGAGCTGACCGGCACGGCGGGCTCGTCGGTGGCGCGCGATCGCTCGGACGGCTTCATGTCCGAGATCAAGAAGCACCCCGACATGAAGGTCGTCGCCTCGCAGACGGGCAACTTCACCCGCGCGCAGGGGCAGAAGGTCATGGAGAACATCATCCAGGCCAAGGGCGCCGAGATCACGGCCGTCTACGCGCACAACGACGAGATGGCGCTCGGCGCGATCCAGGCGCTCAAGGCCGCGGGCCGCAAGCCCGGGCAGGACGTGACCATCGTCTCGATCGACGGCGAGAAGGCCGCGCTCGAGTCGATCGCCGCGGGTGAGCTCGGCGCGAGCGTCGAGTCGAACCCTCGCTTCGGCCCGCTCGCGTTCGACACGCTGGAGAAGCACCTCAAGGGCGAGAAGGTCCCGACCAAGATCATCCTGGAGGACCGCTTCTTCGACAAGTCGAACGCCCAGCAGTTCGTGAACGAGGCGTACTGA
- a CDS encoding sugar ABC transporter ATP-binding protein translates to MAQEPALLRMQGVTKRFSGVTALDGVNLTLERGEVHSLVGENGAGKSTLIKIMTGAYTRDGGVVELEGRPVDWRTPAQAQAEGVVAVYQEVNLLAYRTVAENIYLGREPRRFGFIDWKRMNDEARDLLEKRLGLPIDPRATLGSLSIAHRQMVAIARGVSLKAKVLVLDEPTSSLTEREVGILFDVIRKLKGEGAAVVYISHRMDELYAVCDRVTILRDGKLVDTRPLAGLERLDLVCLMLGKRRDEVRTGSTAFAKGGSSDEGEGKAAPALLHAQGLTRGRKLQGVSVAVARGEIVGMAGLLGSGRTETARAIFGLDALDSGEVRLGGSTLALRSPRDAIDAGLALLPEDRKGEGIVPEMSVAENLTLAALPTLTKLGIVSRAEQRKIVDKFMKRLSIKAYGPEQKIRELSGGNQQKVLLARWLCRNPKLLILDEPTRGIDIGAKGDIQILIQELADAGLGVLMISSELEEIVEGSERVLVMRDGQVAAELRGEAISQSEILRAMAGADSATTPKEAPAQ, encoded by the coding sequence ATGGCCCAAGAGCCTGCCCTGCTGCGCATGCAGGGAGTCACGAAGCGTTTCTCGGGCGTGACCGCGCTCGACGGCGTCAACCTGACCCTCGAGCGCGGCGAGGTCCACTCGCTCGTCGGCGAGAACGGCGCCGGCAAGTCGACGCTGATCAAGATCATGACCGGCGCCTACACGCGCGACGGTGGCGTCGTGGAGCTCGAAGGCCGCCCCGTCGACTGGCGCACGCCCGCCCAGGCGCAGGCCGAAGGCGTGGTCGCGGTCTACCAGGAGGTCAACCTGCTCGCGTACCGGACCGTGGCCGAGAACATCTACCTCGGCCGCGAGCCGCGGCGCTTCGGCTTCATCGACTGGAAGCGCATGAACGACGAGGCGCGGGACCTGCTCGAGAAGCGGCTTGGTCTGCCCATCGATCCGCGCGCCACGCTCGGGAGCCTGAGCATCGCGCACCGGCAGATGGTGGCCATCGCCCGCGGCGTGTCGCTGAAGGCGAAGGTGCTCGTGCTCGACGAGCCGACGAGCTCGCTCACCGAGCGCGAGGTGGGGATCCTCTTCGACGTCATCCGCAAGCTGAAGGGCGAGGGCGCGGCGGTGGTCTACATCAGCCACCGCATGGACGAGCTGTACGCCGTCTGCGACAGGGTCACGATCCTGCGCGACGGCAAGCTCGTGGACACGCGCCCGCTCGCCGGGCTCGAGCGGCTCGATCTCGTCTGCCTCATGCTCGGCAAGCGGCGCGACGAGGTGCGCACGGGCAGCACGGCGTTCGCGAAGGGCGGCTCGAGCGACGAGGGCGAGGGCAAGGCGGCCCCGGCGCTCTTGCACGCGCAGGGCCTCACGCGCGGACGCAAGCTCCAGGGCGTCAGCGTGGCCGTCGCGCGCGGCGAGATCGTGGGCATGGCGGGCCTGCTCGGATCGGGCCGCACCGAGACGGCGCGGGCGATCTTCGGGCTCGACGCGCTCGACAGCGGCGAGGTGCGGCTCGGCGGCTCCACGCTCGCCTTGCGCTCGCCGCGTGACGCGATCGACGCCGGCCTCGCCCTCCTGCCCGAGGACCGCAAGGGCGAGGGCATCGTGCCGGAGATGTCGGTCGCCGAGAACCTGACGCTCGCGGCGCTGCCCACGCTCACCAAGCTCGGCATTGTCTCGCGCGCGGAGCAGCGCAAGATCGTCGACAAGTTCATGAAGCGCCTGTCGATCAAGGCGTACGGGCCCGAGCAGAAGATCCGCGAGCTGTCCGGCGGCAACCAGCAGAAGGTGCTGCTCGCGCGCTGGCTCTGCAGGAACCCCAAGCTCTTGATCCTCGACGAGCCCACGCGCGGCATCGACATCGGGGCCAAGGGCGACATCCAGATCCTCATCCAGGAGCTCGCCGATGCCGGCCTCGGCGTGCTGATGATCTCGTCCGAGCTCGAGGAGATCGTCGAGGGCAGCGAGCGCGTGCTCGTCATGCGCGACGGTCAGGTCGCCGCCGAGCTGCGCGGCGAGGCCATCTCGCAGAGCGAGATCCTGCGCGCCATGGCCGGCGCAGACAGCGCGACCACGCCGAAGGAGGCGCCTGCGCAATGA